Proteins from a genomic interval of Enterococcus faecium:
- a CDS encoding MaoC/PaaZ C-terminal domain-containing protein codes for MNIGKPRKLGKTINEIEEGDSLSLTESIEDNQLLLYLGLTNDANPLYIQHDFAQKTEYQQPIVPSVMLMGIITSAISKHLPGPGSHVVNFSVNFIEPVFHYETLTFQFEVIKVDKMKDVVTISVEAENTNEDRVLDAVVMVQPPQVPELEIAIESEGELNE; via the coding sequence TTGAACATAGGTAAGCCGAGAAAACTAGGAAAAACAATAAATGAAATCGAGGAAGGCGACTCGTTATCCTTAACAGAATCTATTGAAGATAACCAGCTTTTGCTGTATTTGGGATTGACGAATGATGCAAATCCTTTGTATATCCAACATGACTTTGCACAAAAAACAGAATATCAACAGCCAATCGTTCCATCAGTGATGCTGATGGGGATCATCACAAGTGCAATTTCAAAGCATCTTCCTGGACCAGGATCACATGTTGTCAATTTTTCTGTCAATTTTATTGAACCGGTTTTCCATTATGAAACACTGACTTTTCAGTTTGAGGTCATAAAAGTAGATAAGATGAAGGATGTGGTGACGATTTCTGTAGAAGCGGAGAATACGAACGAAGATCGTGTGTTGGATGCTGTCGTTATGGTCCAACCGCCACAAGTTCCTGAATTGGAAATAGCAATCGAAAGTGAAGGTGAATTGAATGAATAA
- a CDS encoding Bax inhibitor-1/YccA family protein, with the protein MNNPSTSMSGINRFYAKVYGFLGMGLALSAVTSYLALWVFPLQLATFINNFPLGFVGLWIVELILVMVLGVKAQKNPSLAIGGFIAYSLLNGITLAVTLAYYDIGTVTQAFLTATLMFMGMSVVGVTTKRDLSGVGRAGQAALIGVIIALVLNIFILRSSVVELFISLLLVVIFAGITAYDNQSIRNIYVQTNGTAHSGIAVFMALKLYLDFINLFLAFLRIFGRNN; encoded by the coding sequence ATGAATAATCCAAGTACATCAATGTCAGGTATCAATCGTTTTTATGCAAAAGTTTATGGATTTTTAGGTATGGGACTTGCCCTTAGTGCAGTCACTTCTTACTTGGCTCTTTGGGTATTTCCTTTGCAATTAGCAACTTTTATCAATAATTTTCCACTAGGCTTTGTGGGTCTGTGGATCGTTGAACTGATTTTAGTAATGGTTCTAGGCGTAAAAGCACAAAAGAATCCGAGCTTAGCAATCGGTGGATTTATTGCCTACTCTCTTTTGAATGGCATAACATTAGCGGTTACTCTTGCATACTACGATATTGGAACAGTAACGCAAGCTTTCTTGACAGCTACTTTGATGTTCATGGGGATGTCTGTTGTCGGAGTAACAACAAAAAGAGATCTTAGCGGGGTTGGAAGAGCAGGACAGGCAGCTTTAATCGGAGTGATCATTGCACTAGTCTTGAACATCTTCATTTTGAGAAGTAGCGTAGTTGAGCTGTTCATCTCCCTACTGTTAGTCGTCATCTTTGCAGGGATTACAGCTTATGATAACCAAAGCATCCGTAATATCTATGTCCAGACAAACGGAACAGCACATAGTGGAATTGCTGTATTCATGGCATTGAAGCTGTATTTGGACTTTATCAACTTGTTCTTGGCGTTTCTGAGAATCTTTGGACGGAACAACTAA
- a CDS encoding tRNA (adenine(22)-N(1))-methyltransferase, with translation MNHLDLSQRLAAVGDFVPESARLADIGSDHAYLPVALILRGKIEYAVAGEVVQGPYESARKQVKKDGLEDRITVRLANGLDAIQPQDGITAVTIAGMGGSLIRDILEAGKLNQRLSGQERLILQPNIGERTLRSWLQENQYKIQSEKILEENKKIYEIIVAEKEQKPVTYNEMELMFGPFLLEEKSEIFKSKWTRELQQRKAIREQLKQAANQETRQKQIEQEIQMIEEVLKT, from the coding sequence ATGAACCATTTAGATTTATCTCAGCGCTTAGCGGCAGTGGGTGACTTTGTTCCTGAATCCGCTCGTTTAGCAGACATTGGATCAGATCACGCTTACTTACCCGTTGCATTGATATTAAGAGGAAAAATCGAATATGCAGTTGCTGGTGAAGTCGTTCAAGGTCCTTATGAATCAGCACGTAAGCAAGTCAAAAAAGATGGATTAGAAGACCGTATCACCGTACGCCTTGCAAATGGTCTAGATGCTATCCAGCCACAAGATGGTATTACAGCTGTCACGATTGCGGGTATGGGAGGTTCACTGATCCGAGATATCCTAGAAGCTGGCAAGTTGAATCAACGCTTAAGCGGACAAGAACGTTTGATCCTTCAGCCAAACATCGGAGAGCGTACATTACGATCTTGGCTGCAAGAAAATCAGTATAAAATCCAATCAGAAAAAATACTTGAAGAAAATAAAAAAATATATGAAATCATTGTAGCCGAAAAAGAACAAAAACCAGTTACTTACAATGAAATGGAGCTGATGTTCGGGCCATTTCTGCTTGAAGAGAAAAGTGAGATCTTCAAATCAAAATGGACAAGAGAGCTTCAACAAAGAAAAGCTATCCGTGAACAGCTCAAACAAGCAGCTAATCAAGAGACACGTCAAAAACAAATCGAGCAGGAAATCCAAATGATTGAGGAGGTTTTAAAGACATGA
- the mutM gene encoding DNA-formamidopyrimidine glycosylase gives MPELPEVETVRKGLERLVVGKTIQKVQVLWPKIIEQPETPIFEASLVGETIQSIGRRGKFLIFHLDHYELISHLRMEGKYQFTKENTPIDKHTHVLFFFEDGSQLRYNDVRKFGRMTIVEKGASATYRGIMKLGPEPLPDSFLLADFANGLKKSHKAIKPLLLDQRLVTGLGNIYVDEALWEAKIHPEQPANTLRPKEVEQLRLSIIDVLDRAIEAGGTTIRSYLNALGESGGFQVALHVYQQTGKPCIRCGTPIVKTKVAQRGTHYCPNCQRLKIAK, from the coding sequence ATGCCAGAATTACCAGAAGTAGAAACCGTTCGTAAAGGATTGGAACGGTTAGTAGTAGGAAAAACGATTCAAAAAGTTCAGGTCTTGTGGCCCAAGATCATCGAGCAACCAGAGACACCCATCTTTGAGGCTTCTCTTGTTGGCGAAACCATCCAATCCATTGGACGTAGAGGGAAGTTTTTAATTTTTCATCTCGATCATTATGAACTGATCTCACACTTGCGAATGGAAGGAAAATATCAATTTACGAAAGAAAATACACCAATCGATAAACATACGCATGTACTTTTCTTTTTTGAGGATGGAAGCCAACTTCGCTACAACGATGTACGAAAATTTGGTCGTATGACAATCGTCGAAAAAGGAGCAAGTGCAACTTACCGAGGAATCATGAAATTGGGACCTGAGCCTTTGCCAGATAGCTTCTTATTAGCAGATTTCGCAAATGGACTGAAAAAGTCCCACAAAGCAATCAAGCCATTGCTGCTAGACCAACGTCTAGTGACTGGTCTAGGTAATATTTATGTAGATGAAGCATTATGGGAAGCGAAGATCCATCCAGAACAACCGGCGAACACACTGCGCCCCAAAGAGGTAGAACAATTACGTCTATCGATCATTGATGTTTTGGATCGTGCAATAGAAGCCGGAGGTACCACGATTCGCAGTTATTTGAATGCATTAGGAGAATCAGGCGGATTTCAAGTAGCACTGCATGTCTATCAGCAAACTGGCAAACCATGTATACGTTGTGGAACGCCGATCGTGAAAACAAAAGTGGCACAAAGGGGGACGCACTATTGTCCGAATTGTCAAAGGCTAAAAATCGCAAAGTAG
- the polA gene encoding DNA polymerase I yields the protein MTKNKLLLVDGNSVAFRAFFALHNSLERFKNRNGLHTNAIYAFNTMFENVMQKEQPTHVLVAFDAGKTTFRTEMYAEYKGGRSKTPGEFKEQMPYIRDLLTGLGVQYYELPNYEADDIIGTLAEKVDKDQFDVVVLSGDRDLTQLASKEVKVDITVKGVSDIESYTPEHVAEKYDGLTPKQIIDMKGLAGDASDNIPGVTKIGEKTAIKLLKQYGSVEGIYEHIDEMKQSKMKENLINDKEQAFLSKKLATINTSAPVDVSIDSLKYEGKNLDKLVPFYKEMDFNQFLSKLNIVEEEVKMDDILFEVVHEFKEEMFTTDMALYVEMMGDNYHTEEIVGVAWGTEKKIYVTNDLSVFENRAFHSWITDPTRLKKVYDAKRTYVALNRYTGKTKGIDFDVLLGAYLLDTNEKSTDIEGIAAHYGYNDIQSDEAVYGKGAKKGLPEEEELFFAHLARKVAAINALTPKLSQELADKNQEDLFRKMELPLSIILAEMEISGIKVDATRLQEMKGEFSARLREIEQKIYEEAGEEFNLNSPKQLGVILFEKMGLPVIKKTKTGYSTAVDVLEQLREQAPIVEDILTYRQIAKIQSTYVEGLLKVIQSDGKVHTRYVQTLTQTGRLSSVDPNLQNIPIRLDEGRKIRQAFVPREKDWLIYSSDYSQIELRVLAHISNDEHLKAAFLEGQDIHASTAMRVFGIEKAEDVTPNMRRQAKAVNFGIVYGISDYGLSQNLGISRKAAQQYIDTYFEKYPGVKEYMERIVREAKDQGYVETLYHRRRYLPDINSRNYNIRSFAERTAINTPIQGSAADILKIAMIELDKRLKETGLQATMLLQVHDELVFEVPKKELESLDKLVKEVMEQAVSLHVPLITDSSWGKTWYEAK from the coding sequence ATGACAAAAAATAAATTATTACTCGTTGATGGGAACAGTGTGGCTTTTCGCGCATTCTTTGCGCTTCACAATTCTCTTGAACGTTTCAAAAATAGAAACGGTCTTCATACAAATGCAATCTATGCATTCAATACGATGTTTGAAAATGTTATGCAAAAAGAGCAACCGACTCATGTTCTGGTTGCGTTCGATGCAGGAAAAACGACTTTTCGGACAGAAATGTATGCGGAGTACAAAGGTGGAAGATCCAAAACACCTGGCGAATTCAAAGAACAAATGCCATATATACGTGATTTGTTGACAGGACTAGGGGTACAGTATTACGAATTGCCCAATTATGAAGCAGATGATATTATCGGTACTTTGGCAGAAAAAGTAGACAAAGATCAATTTGATGTCGTCGTGCTTTCAGGTGATCGGGATTTGACTCAATTAGCTAGTAAAGAAGTAAAAGTGGATATCACTGTAAAAGGTGTCAGCGATATCGAAAGCTATACACCAGAACATGTAGCGGAAAAATATGATGGGTTGACGCCAAAACAGATTATTGACATGAAGGGACTAGCCGGAGATGCCTCTGACAATATCCCCGGTGTGACTAAAATCGGTGAAAAAACAGCTATCAAGCTATTGAAACAATATGGCTCAGTCGAAGGAATTTATGAACATATCGATGAAATGAAGCAAAGCAAAATGAAAGAAAATCTGATAAATGACAAAGAGCAGGCTTTCTTATCGAAAAAATTGGCGACCATCAATACTTCAGCGCCTGTGGATGTCTCTATCGACTCATTGAAGTATGAAGGGAAAAATCTCGATAAACTCGTTCCGTTTTATAAAGAAATGGATTTCAATCAGTTCCTTTCTAAATTGAATATCGTAGAAGAAGAAGTAAAAATGGATGATATTTTGTTTGAAGTCGTTCATGAATTCAAAGAGGAAATGTTTACTACGGATATGGCGTTGTACGTGGAAATGATGGGCGACAATTATCATACAGAGGAAATCGTCGGAGTAGCGTGGGGGACAGAAAAGAAAATTTATGTCACGAACGATCTATCTGTATTCGAAAACCGAGCGTTCCATTCTTGGATCACTGATCCGACTCGGCTGAAAAAAGTATATGATGCGAAACGAACTTATGTTGCTTTAAACCGCTATACTGGAAAAACGAAAGGAATCGATTTTGATGTCTTGCTAGGTGCATACCTTCTCGATACGAATGAAAAAAGCACAGATATCGAAGGAATAGCTGCTCATTACGGATACAACGATATCCAATCAGATGAAGCTGTATACGGCAAAGGGGCGAAAAAAGGTTTACCAGAAGAAGAGGAACTCTTTTTTGCTCATTTAGCGCGAAAAGTAGCTGCAATCAATGCGTTGACACCAAAATTGAGCCAAGAACTGGCAGATAAAAACCAAGAAGATCTTTTCCGGAAAATGGAACTGCCATTGTCTATCATTTTGGCAGAGATGGAAATAAGCGGGATCAAAGTAGATGCGACTCGCTTACAAGAAATGAAGGGCGAGTTCTCTGCTCGCTTAAGAGAGATCGAACAAAAAATCTACGAAGAAGCCGGCGAAGAATTCAATTTGAATTCACCAAAGCAATTAGGAGTGATCTTATTTGAAAAAATGGGATTACCCGTTATCAAAAAAACAAAAACTGGATATTCCACAGCCGTAGATGTACTGGAACAGCTTCGTGAACAAGCACCAATCGTAGAGGATATCCTCACCTATCGTCAAATTGCAAAAATTCAATCTACCTATGTCGAGGGACTGCTGAAAGTGATCCAATCAGATGGAAAAGTGCATACCCGTTATGTCCAGACATTGACCCAAACAGGACGATTAAGCTCTGTTGATCCTAATTTGCAGAACATCCCGATTCGATTAGATGAAGGGAGAAAGATACGTCAGGCATTTGTTCCTAGAGAAAAAGACTGGCTGATTTATTCTTCTGACTATTCACAAATCGAGTTACGCGTACTTGCGCATATCTCAAATGATGAACATTTGAAAGCTGCCTTCCTAGAAGGTCAAGATATCCATGCCAGCACAGCGATGCGTGTATTTGGAATCGAAAAGGCAGAGGATGTCACACCAAATATGCGTAGGCAGGCAAAAGCAGTGAATTTTGGTATCGTGTATGGCATCTCTGATTACGGACTTTCACAAAATCTAGGAATCAGCCGAAAAGCAGCACAGCAATACATCGATACGTACTTTGAAAAATACCCAGGTGTCAAAGAATATATGGAAAGAATCGTACGCGAAGCAAAAGACCAAGGCTACGTCGAAACGCTGTATCACCGCCGTCGATATCTGCCAGACATCAATTCAAGAAATTACAATATCCGTTCTTTTGCGGAACGAACAGCTATCAATACACCAATCCAAGGAAGTGCTGCTGATATTTTGAAAATCGCGATGATCGAATTGGATAAACGATTAAAAGAAACAGGTCTTCAAGCTACGATGCTGTTACAAGTTCATGATGAACTTGTCTTCGAGGTACCGAAAAAAGAACTTGAATCATTAGATAAATTGGTGAAGGAAGTTATGGAACAAGCTGTTTCTCTTCATGTACCACTGATCACTGACAGCAGTTGGGGAAAAACGTGGTACGAAGCAAAATAA
- the nrdR gene encoding transcriptional regulator NrdR, whose translation MRCPRCQHNNSRVIDSRQADDGRAIRRRRECENCSFRFTTFERIEAAPLLVIKKNGEREEFNRDKILRGLIRSAEKRPVAMEQMEQIVNHVENRVRSLGENEVSTNLIGEYVMEDLVDLDEIAYIRFASVYRQFKDMSVFLKELQDIVDKAKENNKENNKENN comes from the coding sequence ATGAGATGTCCCAGATGTCAACATAATAATTCACGAGTAATCGACAGCCGTCAAGCAGATGATGGACGTGCGATCCGTCGCCGTCGCGAATGTGAGAATTGTTCGTTCCGATTCACTACATTTGAACGAATTGAAGCTGCTCCGTTATTAGTAATCAAGAAAAACGGGGAACGCGAAGAGTTCAATCGCGATAAAATTTTAAGAGGACTCATCCGTTCAGCAGAAAAAAGACCTGTAGCTATGGAACAAATGGAACAAATCGTCAACCATGTCGAAAACCGCGTACGCAGTCTCGGAGAAAACGAAGTATCGACGAATCTAATTGGTGAATATGTGATGGAAGATTTAGTTGATTTAGACGAAATCGCTTATATTCGTTTTGCAAGTGTTTATCGCCAGTTCAAAGATATGTCTGTTTTCTTAAAAGAGTTGCAAGATATCGTGGATAAAGCAAAAGAAAATAATAAAGAGAATAATAAAGAAAACAATTAA
- the dnaI gene encoding primosomal protein DnaI codes for MEDVGKELKRIISKRNYQEKYAEMIAEVLNDADVQAFLSAHQEELTQADIEKSYAKLYEFVQEKRKYQKNDPTMIAPGYEPKLTLNFHYVDVTYVPTEALLARQRQEEIRSRVKAMDMPKDIQSASFENFERTDGRGYASLEALDFVEKYTADPKGYHKGLYLVGSFGIGKTYLLGATARELAIAGFTTTLVHFPTFAVEMKQAIGKDQVAEKLDAVKRSPILMIDDIGADAMSSWIRDEVFGVILQYRMQEQLPTFFSSNFTMDELEQHLSVTQRGDEEPLKAKRIMERIRYLTKEIEMTGRNRRNG; via the coding sequence GTGGAAGACGTAGGCAAAGAATTGAAGAGGATCATCAGCAAACGCAATTATCAAGAAAAGTATGCTGAAATGATCGCTGAAGTCTTAAATGATGCGGATGTTCAAGCTTTTCTAAGCGCACACCAAGAAGAATTGACACAAGCGGATATTGAAAAAAGTTACGCCAAATTGTATGAATTCGTGCAAGAAAAGCGTAAATATCAAAAAAACGATCCAACGATGATCGCTCCCGGCTATGAGCCGAAGCTGACATTGAATTTTCATTATGTGGATGTCACTTATGTACCAACGGAAGCATTGTTAGCACGGCAAAGACAAGAAGAAATCAGAAGCCGAGTAAAAGCAATGGATATGCCAAAAGATATTCAATCGGCTTCTTTTGAAAACTTTGAACGTACAGATGGACGAGGATATGCGAGCTTAGAAGCCCTAGATTTTGTAGAGAAATATACTGCTGATCCAAAAGGGTATCATAAAGGACTGTATCTAGTAGGAAGTTTTGGTATTGGAAAAACATATTTATTAGGAGCAACAGCGAGAGAATTAGCGATTGCTGGATTCACCACGACGCTAGTCCATTTTCCGACATTTGCCGTTGAGATGAAACAGGCAATCGGAAAAGATCAAGTGGCAGAAAAGTTAGATGCAGTGAAACGTTCACCTATTTTGATGATCGATGATATTGGTGCAGATGCGATGAGTAGTTGGATACGAGACGAAGTATTCGGTGTTATCCTTCAATATCGGATGCAGGAACAGTTACCAACCTTCTTCTCATCGAATTTTACAATGGATGAATTGGAACAGCATTTGTCCGTCACTCAACGTGGAGATGAAGAGCCGCTAAAAGCGAAACGGATAATGGAACGCATACGTTATTTGACAAAAGAAATCGAAATGACTGGTCGCAACCGACGCAATGGTTGA
- the coaE gene encoding dephospho-CoA kinase (Dephospho-CoA kinase (CoaE) performs the final step in coenzyme A biosynthesis.), producing the protein MSELSKAKNRKVGFVLGLTGGIATGKSTAAKVFQSHGFPLIDGDVIARETVEPGTLALRKIVSVFGQEVLQPDGQLDRGKLGMIVFPSKEKRQKLDQLLDPFIRKAIKDQIASLSSNHPLVIVDIPLLYEGHYDHYMDAVAVVYTTPETQLQRLMKRNQLTLEQAQQRISSQLPIEEKKQRADILFDNNGTKEKLVGQIENWLFANRFL; encoded by the coding sequence TTGTCCGAATTGTCAAAGGCTAAAAATCGCAAAGTAGGATTTGTTTTAGGTTTGACGGGTGGAATAGCTACCGGTAAAAGTACGGCAGCCAAAGTCTTTCAGTCTCATGGATTTCCTTTGATCGATGGCGATGTGATTGCCAGAGAAACTGTTGAGCCTGGAACGCTTGCTCTGAGGAAAATTGTATCAGTGTTTGGCCAAGAGGTATTGCAGCCTGATGGGCAACTAGATCGAGGGAAACTTGGGATGATTGTTTTTCCATCAAAGGAAAAACGGCAAAAACTTGATCAGCTATTAGATCCGTTTATCCGAAAAGCGATAAAAGATCAAATCGCCTCTCTAAGTTCCAATCATCCTTTAGTAATTGTAGATATCCCATTGCTCTACGAAGGTCATTATGACCACTATATGGATGCAGTAGCTGTCGTTTATACTACGCCAGAAACTCAGCTTCAGCGTTTGATGAAACGTAATCAACTGACGCTAGAACAAGCGCAGCAGAGAATTAGTAGTCAACTTCCAATCGAAGAAAAAAAGCAGCGTGCGGATATTTTGTTCGACAACAATGGAACAAAAGAAAAACTTGTGGGACAAATCGAAAATTGGCTTTTTGCTAATCGCTTTCTTTGA
- a CDS encoding replication initiation and membrane attachment family protein: MENAWKELQPKNIYQGRKAAPLREDSKNALLYLYQPLIGGEALSIYFTLLSEISQESGKGPEGMHADLLSSLGCGIPQFYDARKKLEGIGLLDVYFKEDSDLGPRFIYELLEPLIPKAFFKDSVLAFLLLEKVGERRFQKLTQLFEPKRHTAEGYQKITKKFLDVYRFNEAVYAANQENIESLNKSFEESESVALLEADSTFDWQFLNDWLAKKHIASLDDPIIKQVDMYHQLYGFDELTLGELISQSYDFSEQKVSEKELQKAILAMQRRPVKQTKETVAVSENSNEPSSNEHLTNAALQLIKEAQSIPPMKYLEAIKSEKGGYVSKQENWLLQDLVSQSGLSSSVINVLLNYVLVIKNNASLNASYVNTVANEWAQKKIATAEEAIQHIRQISNQAKQSKQKKQTNYPNGKRNVRREKLPDWVNQPKDEKQISSEKKAEIDRRFKEYLAKKEGDI; this comes from the coding sequence TTGGAAAATGCTTGGAAAGAGCTTCAACCAAAAAATATTTACCAAGGAAGAAAAGCGGCTCCGCTGAGAGAAGACAGCAAGAACGCCTTGCTGTATCTTTATCAGCCACTAATCGGCGGAGAAGCCTTGAGTATCTATTTCACCCTGTTATCAGAAATCTCTCAAGAATCTGGCAAAGGTCCTGAAGGGATGCATGCAGATCTGCTTAGTAGTCTAGGCTGCGGTATCCCGCAATTTTATGATGCAAGAAAAAAGCTAGAAGGAATCGGCTTACTGGATGTTTATTTTAAAGAAGATAGTGATCTGGGACCTCGTTTTATTTATGAGCTGTTAGAACCACTCATTCCTAAAGCATTTTTCAAAGACTCTGTTCTGGCTTTTCTTCTTCTGGAAAAAGTTGGTGAACGACGATTCCAGAAGCTTACCCAATTGTTTGAACCTAAAAGGCATACAGCAGAGGGATATCAAAAAATCACAAAAAAATTTTTAGATGTTTATCGCTTCAATGAAGCAGTGTACGCTGCTAATCAAGAAAACATCGAATCGCTGAATAAATCTTTTGAAGAATCTGAATCAGTAGCATTACTTGAAGCAGATTCGACATTCGATTGGCAGTTTTTGAATGATTGGCTGGCAAAAAAACATATTGCAAGTCTTGATGATCCAATCATCAAACAAGTCGACATGTATCATCAGCTTTACGGTTTCGATGAATTGACACTTGGCGAACTGATCAGTCAATCTTATGACTTTAGTGAACAAAAAGTATCTGAAAAAGAACTGCAAAAAGCCATTTTGGCAATGCAGAGACGTCCGGTGAAGCAAACAAAAGAAACAGTTGCGGTTTCTGAAAACAGTAATGAACCCTCGTCAAACGAACATTTGACAAACGCAGCGCTTCAGCTGATAAAAGAAGCACAGAGCATTCCACCGATGAAATATCTGGAAGCAATCAAGTCAGAAAAAGGCGGATATGTTTCTAAACAAGAAAACTGGTTACTGCAAGATCTTGTTTCTCAATCAGGTCTTTCCAGTAGCGTGATCAATGTTTTGTTGAATTATGTATTGGTGATCAAAAATAATGCTAGCTTAAATGCTAGTTATGTGAATACAGTGGCAAATGAATGGGCACAAAAGAAAATCGCCACAGCAGAAGAAGCAATTCAGCATATTCGGCAAATAAGCAATCAAGCAAAACAATCAAAACAAAAGAAGCAAACAAATTATCCAAATGGCAAGCGAAATGTTCGGCGGGAAAAGCTTCCTGATTGGGTCAATCAGCCAAAAGATGAAAAACAGATCAGCAGCGAGAAAAAAGCAGAGATTGACCGCCGTTTTAAAGAATACCTGGCAAAAAAGGAGGGTGACATCTAG
- the murC gene encoding UDP-N-acetylmuramate--L-alanine ligase: MENQNKLYHFVGIKGSGMSSLALVLHEQGLNVQGSDIEKYFFTQRDLEKANITILPFNADNVKPGMTIIAGNAFPDSHEEIQRAKELGLEVIRYHDFIGHFIQNYTSIAVTGSHGKTSTTGLLSHVLSGVRPTSYLIGDGTGHGDPQAEFFSFEACEYRRHFLAYSPDYAIMTNIDFDHPDYYTSIDDVFTAFQTMAGQVKKAIFAYGDDAYLRKLKANVPIYYYGVTENDDIQARNIERTTSGSAFDVYHGDEFVGHFTVPAFGKHNILNALGVIAVAYFEKLDLKEVAEEMLTFPGVKRRFSEKIVADMTVVDDYAHHPAEIKATIDGARQKYPDKEIIAVFQPHTFTRTIALMDEFAEALDLADKVYLCDIFGSAREEQGNVKIEDLGAKIKKGGEVIKENNVSPLLDYHDAVVIFMGAGDVQKFEQAYEKLLSSTTKNVL; encoded by the coding sequence CATGAACAAGGTCTAAATGTCCAAGGATCAGACATTGAAAAATATTTCTTTACACAAAGAGATTTAGAAAAAGCAAATATCACGATTCTGCCATTTAACGCAGATAATGTAAAACCAGGGATGACGATCATTGCAGGAAATGCATTTCCTGATTCACATGAAGAAATCCAGCGAGCAAAAGAATTAGGTTTGGAAGTGATTCGCTATCACGACTTTATTGGTCATTTTATCCAAAATTATACGAGTATCGCTGTAACAGGCTCTCACGGAAAAACAAGTACGACTGGACTGCTCTCTCATGTATTGAGTGGTGTCCGTCCAACAAGTTATCTAATTGGAGATGGAACAGGACATGGTGATCCGCAAGCGGAATTCTTTTCATTTGAGGCCTGTGAATATCGCCGTCATTTCCTTGCCTATTCACCAGACTATGCAATCATGACCAATATCGATTTTGATCATCCGGATTATTATACAAGTATCGACGATGTATTTACAGCTTTCCAAACAATGGCTGGACAAGTGAAAAAAGCTATTTTTGCGTATGGTGACGATGCTTATTTACGCAAATTAAAAGCAAATGTGCCGATTTATTATTATGGTGTCACAGAAAACGATGATATCCAAGCACGAAACATCGAACGCACAACTTCTGGTTCTGCTTTTGATGTCTATCATGGGGATGAATTTGTTGGGCACTTCACTGTACCAGCATTCGGTAAACACAATATCTTAAATGCTTTAGGTGTTATTGCAGTAGCTTATTTCGAAAAACTGGATCTGAAAGAAGTTGCAGAAGAAATGCTGACTTTCCCAGGAGTAAAACGTCGATTCAGTGAAAAGATCGTAGCAGACATGACCGTAGTCGATGATTATGCGCATCACCCTGCAGAGATCAAAGCAACGATTGATGGCGCACGCCAAAAATATCCAGATAAAGAAATAATTGCAGTTTTCCAACCCCATACGTTTACGCGTACGATTGCATTGATGGATGAATTTGCAGAAGCACTTGATTTAGCTGATAAAGTTTACTTATGCGATATTTTTGGTTCGGCTCGGGAAGAACAAGGAAACGTTAAGATTGAAGACCTTGGAGCGAAAATCAAAAAAGGTGGAGAAGTCATCAAAGAAAATAATGTATCTCCATTGTTAGATTATCATGATGCAGTAGTAATCTTCATGGGTGCTGGAGATGTTCAAAAATTTGAACAAGCGTATGAAAAACTTTTAAGCAGCACGACGAAAAATGTACTGTAA